A region of the Flavobacteriales bacterium genome:
TATCGAGGACTTCAAAAAAGTAGGTGCCGGAATTTTAACCGTGCACTACGAAGCAAGTACTCACCTACACCGCACACTACAAGCGATTAAAAACGCCGGAATGCAAGCGGGTGTCGCCTTGAGCCCGCACACCCCGGTCAGTGTATTGGAGGATACGATCGAAGACATCGACTTGGTTTGTATGATGAGTGTGAATCCGGGTTTCGGAGGACAAAAATTCATTGAACGGACCTACGACAAGGTGCGATCACTCAAGGCGATGATCAACGAGCGAAACGCCCCTAGCCTGATCGAAATCGACGGTGGAGTTACCGTCGAAAATGCTCCGAAGTTGATCGCTGCAGG
Encoded here:
- a CDS encoding ribulose-phosphate 3-epimerase, producing MPIVASSILAADFANLQRDCELVNNSKADWFHLDVMDGVFVPNISFGLPVIAAIHEHAQKPLDVHLMIVQPERYIEDFKKVGAGILTVHYEASTHLHRTLQAIKNAGMQAGVALSPHTPVSVLEDTIEDIDLVCMMSVNPGFGGQKFIERTYDKVRSLKAMINERNAPSLIEIDGGVTVENAPKLIAAGADVLVAGSTVFKSSDPISTIEQLKNP